Proteins encoded together in one Altererythrobacter epoxidivorans window:
- the tatC gene encoding twin-arginine translocase subunit TatC, translated as MAFKISDLDETQAPLLDHLVELRTRLMRSFVALMVGFAICLYFADPILGFLVQPLKAAFPEGQGQLIFTKLYEVFFVELKVALFAGFFVSFPIIANQLWAFVAPGLYAREKQAFLPFLIATPILFTAGAALAYFVVMPTAFRWFLGFEGSAGGLAIEALPSAGDYLGLVMQFILAFGISFLLPVLLLLLNRAGIVSRAQLSAARRYVVVGVVALAAVVTPPDPGSQIILAIPLLLLFEGSLVLMRFQERKGTAEAAESESSAGKEIAPSGD; from the coding sequence ATGGCTTTCAAGATCAGCGATCTCGACGAAACGCAGGCTCCTTTGCTCGACCATCTGGTGGAACTTCGCACGCGGCTGATGCGCAGCTTCGTTGCCCTGATGGTGGGCTTCGCAATCTGCCTCTATTTTGCGGACCCGATCCTGGGATTTCTTGTACAGCCGCTGAAGGCGGCCTTCCCGGAAGGCCAGGGCCAGCTGATTTTCACTAAGTTGTACGAAGTATTCTTCGTCGAGCTCAAAGTGGCGTTGTTCGCCGGCTTCTTCGTCAGCTTCCCGATCATTGCCAACCAGTTGTGGGCCTTCGTCGCACCCGGCCTCTATGCGCGCGAGAAGCAGGCGTTTCTCCCGTTCCTGATTGCGACGCCGATCCTGTTTACCGCTGGCGCGGCGCTTGCCTATTTCGTCGTCATGCCGACAGCGTTCCGCTGGTTCCTAGGCTTCGAGGGAAGTGCAGGGGGCCTCGCAATCGAAGCCCTGCCTAGTGCAGGGGATTATCTCGGCCTGGTGATGCAGTTCATCCTCGCGTTCGGGATCAGCTTCCTGCTGCCGGTATTGTTGCTGCTGCTCAATCGAGCGGGAATCGTCAGCCGGGCGCAATTGTCGGCTGCGAGGCGCTACGTCGTGGTGGGAGTGGTTGCGCTGGCCGCAGTGGTGACGCCGCCCGACCCGGGATCGCAGATCATCCTCGCCATCCCCTTGCTGCTGCTGTTCGAAGGGTCGCTGGTCCTTATGCGCTTCCAGGAACGCAAGGGCACAGCCGAAGCGGCCGAAAGCGAAAGCAGCGCAGGCAAAGAGATTGCCCCGAGCGGGGACTGA
- the tatB gene encoding Sec-independent protein translocase protein TatB, translating into MFDIGASELLVIVIVAVLVIGPKDMPMALRAAGRWIGKIRRVSSHFRTGIDAMVREAELEEMEKKWKAQNEEIMARSRAEGEMAGPPLDPADLGAPYAEAESRLTHDPNSDDPAPDAIDAGEVDKAKSKSGPDQEPELPLGKGT; encoded by the coding sequence ATGTTTGATATCGGCGCAAGTGAACTGCTGGTCATTGTGATCGTGGCGGTACTCGTCATCGGACCCAAAGACATGCCGATGGCGCTGCGCGCCGCGGGGCGGTGGATCGGCAAGATCCGCCGCGTTTCCAGTCATTTCCGTACCGGGATCGACGCCATGGTGCGCGAGGCCGAGCTCGAGGAAATGGAAAAGAAGTGGAAGGCGCAGAACGAAGAAATCATGGCGCGTTCGAGGGCCGAAGGAGAGATGGCCGGACCGCCGCTCGATCCCGCCGATCTTGGCGCGCCCTATGCCGAGGCTGAAAGCCGGCTGACCCACGATCCGAATTCGGACGATCCGGCACCTGATGCAATTGATGCCGGGGAGGTGGATAAGGCGAAAAGCAAGTCGGGTCCCGACCAGGAACCCGAATTGCCGCTCGGGAAGGGCACCTGA
- the tatA gene encoding twin-arginine translocase TatA/TatE family subunit, producing MSLGPWQLIIIALVILVLFGRGRISEMMGDFGKGINSFKKGMNEDSEASSQASPRIEGPSHEAKPASEAAKDPQPADRGESAD from the coding sequence ATGAGCCTCGGTCCTTGGCAGCTGATCATTATCGCCCTCGTCATCCTCGTCCTGTTTGGGCGTGGCCGCATCTCCGAGATGATGGGTGACTTCGGCAAGGGCATCAACAGCTTCAAGAAGGGCATGAACGAAGACAGCGAGGCATCTTCCCAGGCTTCCCCGCGAATCGAAGGGCCTTCGCACGAGGCAAAGCCTGCAAGCGAAGCTGCCAAGGATCCGCAACCTGCCGATCGGGGCGAAAGCGCCGACTGA
- the scpB gene encoding SMC-Scp complex subunit ScpB — MRSVEATLFAAEEPMSVEALAGHLGGLEAPVVREALRDLQAHYEKRGVQLVERGKRWHFETAPDLAHLLRREREQVRRLSRAATEVLAIVAYHEPVSRAEIESIRGVQTAKGTLDVLMEAGWIRMAGRREVPGRPVIYATTPEFLEHFGLSSRRDLPGIDELRAAGLLDPVDEALDAAMQPDEPDDDGEQDDIEDADEFADEDDFSADPNG; from the coding sequence ATGCGTTCGGTCGAAGCGACGCTGTTCGCAGCAGAAGAGCCGATGTCGGTCGAGGCACTGGCCGGGCATCTCGGTGGGCTGGAAGCGCCGGTCGTGCGAGAAGCCCTGCGCGATTTGCAGGCGCATTACGAAAAGCGCGGTGTGCAACTGGTCGAGCGAGGCAAGCGCTGGCATTTCGAGACCGCACCCGACCTTGCGCACCTGCTGCGGCGCGAGCGTGAGCAGGTCAGGCGACTGAGCCGCGCTGCCACCGAAGTCCTCGCAATCGTCGCCTACCACGAGCCGGTCAGCCGAGCGGAAATCGAATCGATCCGCGGGGTCCAGACAGCCAAGGGCACGCTCGACGTGCTGATGGAGGCTGGATGGATCAGGATGGCAGGCAGGCGCGAGGTTCCGGGCCGTCCGGTAATTTATGCAACCACGCCCGAATTCCTCGAACATTTCGGCCTGTCGAGCAGGCGCGATCTGCCTGGAATCGATGAGTTGCGCGCCGCAGGATTGCTCGATCCGGTGGACGAAGCGCTGGATGCTGCGATGCAGCCCGACGAACCCGATGATGATGGCGAGCAGGACGATATCGAAGACGCCGACGAATTTGCTGACGAGGACGATTTTTCGGCAGACCCTAACGGCTGA
- a CDS encoding segregation and condensation protein A, whose product MSGDGLMFDTPSDTEGEEDWDGIAAAKSEDSALYLELDGWEGPLDLLLDLARRQKVDLRQISILSLVDQYLTYIERAEALRLELAADYLVMAAWLAYLKSALLLPKDEQEDPSPEELALRLQLRLQRLGAMREAAARLMARDRIGRDVFIRGAPEGLRIDRKTAWKSDTYSLIQAYGQVKARTAPRIYHVSDRPVMTLDSALDRVSAMLGVTLEWMDLKDFLPPHAEPRLRKSALASSFVAALELARLGRAEIDQEEIFGNLRIRRIVQ is encoded by the coding sequence ATGAGCGGCGACGGGCTGATGTTCGATACTCCTTCGGATACGGAGGGCGAGGAAGACTGGGACGGCATTGCTGCTGCCAAGTCGGAAGACAGCGCGCTCTATCTCGAACTCGATGGCTGGGAAGGGCCGCTCGACCTCTTGCTCGACCTCGCGCGGCGGCAAAAGGTCGACCTGCGGCAGATATCCATCCTCTCCCTTGTCGATCAGTATCTGACCTATATCGAGCGGGCCGAGGCGTTGCGGCTGGAGCTGGCGGCAGATTACCTGGTGATGGCGGCTTGGCTCGCCTACCTCAAGTCCGCACTGCTCTTGCCGAAGGACGAGCAGGAAGATCCGAGCCCCGAAGAACTCGCTTTGCGGTTGCAACTGCGCCTGCAGCGGCTCGGCGCGATGCGTGAAGCTGCAGCACGGTTGATGGCGCGTGACCGCATCGGGCGCGACGTTTTCATACGCGGCGCACCCGAAGGCCTGCGGATCGATCGCAAAACGGCGTGGAAGAGCGATACCTATTCGCTGATCCAGGCGTACGGGCAGGTGAAGGCGCGCACCGCGCCGCGGATCTATCACGTGTCCGATCGTCCGGTGATGACGCTCGATAGCGCGCTCGACCGCGTGTCGGCGATGCTCGGCGTCACGCTAGAATGGATGGACCTGAAGGATTTCCTCCCGCCGCATGCCGAGCCGCGCCTCAGAAAGAGCGCGCTCGCATCCAGCTTCGTTGCGGCGCTCGAACTTGCACGGCTTGGCCGCGCCGAGATCGACCAGGAGGAAATTTTCGGCAATCTCCGCATCCGCCGGATCGTCCAGTGA
- the nagZ gene encoding beta-N-acetylhexosaminidase codes for MTPAIFGIAGPELTADERAFFKEADPVGYILFARNCVDREQLRRLTDDLRVIHGRERLLVSIDQEGGRVARLRPPHWSDFPSGEAFDHLYAIAPASAIEAARANAHAMALELAEMGITVDYHPPLDVRQEGAHDVIGDRALGSDPQQVAAIGRGILDGLAKGGVAGCIKHMPGHGRSMCDTHKEMPTVTASADELESDLAPFRALSDAPIGMTGHLLFTAWDEANPATLSATIIENIIRAKIGFDGLLLTDDIDMQALDGTIPERSARAIAAGCDVVLNCWAKMEDQLGIADVLPALSVKGAQRLERALAGTAIRDESDAKAELLAKRDALLAIVGERA; via the coding sequence ATGACGCCTGCCATTTTCGGTATCGCCGGGCCCGAGCTTACGGCGGACGAACGCGCCTTCTTCAAGGAGGCCGATCCGGTCGGCTACATCCTCTTCGCGCGTAACTGTGTCGATCGCGAGCAACTGCGGCGGTTGACCGACGATCTGCGCGTCATTCACGGGCGCGAACGGCTGCTGGTCTCGATCGACCAGGAAGGCGGCCGGGTGGCACGGCTTCGCCCTCCGCACTGGAGCGATTTCCCGAGCGGCGAAGCTTTCGACCATCTTTACGCGATCGCTCCGGCGAGCGCGATCGAGGCGGCGCGGGCCAATGCCCACGCCATGGCGCTCGAGCTGGCTGAAATGGGCATCACGGTCGATTACCACCCGCCGCTCGACGTGCGGCAGGAAGGCGCTCACGACGTCATCGGAGACCGTGCGCTCGGTTCCGATCCGCAGCAGGTGGCGGCAATCGGGAGAGGCATCCTGGACGGCCTCGCCAAGGGCGGCGTAGCCGGATGCATCAAGCATATGCCAGGCCACGGGCGCAGCATGTGCGATACCCACAAGGAAATGCCGACGGTCACCGCATCAGCCGACGAACTCGAAAGCGATCTCGCGCCCTTCCGCGCACTAAGCGATGCGCCGATTGGCATGACGGGGCACCTCCTGTTCACCGCGTGGGATGAGGCAAATCCCGCCACTTTGTCCGCGACCATCATCGAAAACATCATTCGCGCCAAAATCGGCTTCGACGGGCTGCTGCTGACGGACGACATCGACATGCAGGCGCTGGACGGGACGATCCCCGAGCGGTCTGCCCGCGCGATCGCCGCCGGGTGCGACGTCGTGCTCAATTGCTGGGCGAAAATGGAAGACCAGCTGGGCATCGCTGACGTCCTTCCAGCGTTGTCGGTAAAGGGTGCCCAAAGGCTCGAACGAGCGCTCGCGGGAACCGCGATCCGCGATGAAAGCGATGCGAAGGCAGAGCTTCTGGCGAAACGCGACGCATTGCTCGCTATCGTCGGAGAGCGCGCATGA
- a CDS encoding SPOR domain-containing protein, with protein MIAGENEGTSGGNAELALNEDESLPWLEADDYEDEGGVDAARIIGFAAVLLVLLAAIIGGIWWFSNRGGDTELMADGSTIEAPAQPYKTKPADAGGKQFAGTGNVAPGVGEGKTTEGKLQEVKTAPAPTIETRTTEDKPVAVDGVGVQVGAYGSRARAEAGWVALQRQTTALNGVRHRVLKGEADIGTVYRLQAVAGDLSGARALCSQLKADGLACQVKR; from the coding sequence ATGATTGCGGGCGAGAACGAGGGCACAAGCGGCGGCAACGCCGAACTCGCGCTCAACGAGGACGAGAGCCTTCCCTGGCTCGAGGCCGACGATTACGAGGATGAAGGCGGCGTCGACGCTGCCCGGATCATCGGATTTGCGGCAGTCCTGCTCGTTCTTCTGGCAGCTATCATTGGCGGCATCTGGTGGTTCTCGAACCGTGGCGGCGACACTGAGCTGATGGCCGACGGCAGCACGATCGAAGCGCCCGCCCAGCCCTACAAGACAAAGCCCGCAGACGCTGGTGGCAAGCAGTTTGCCGGCACCGGAAATGTCGCTCCGGGTGTGGGCGAAGGCAAGACGACCGAAGGCAAGCTGCAGGAAGTCAAAACTGCGCCTGCTCCCACAATCGAAACGCGAACGACAGAGGACAAGCCGGTCGCTGTCGACGGCGTCGGAGTCCAGGTCGGCGCCTATGGTTCGCGCGCCCGTGCCGAAGCCGGTTGGGTCGCTCTGCAGAGGCAGACGACGGCCCTGAACGGAGTGCGCCACCGCGTGCTCAAGGGCGAGGCAGATATCGGCACGGTCTATCGCTTGCAGGCGGTTGCAGGCGACCTTTCGGGGGCGCGTGCGCTGTGCAGCCAGTTGAAGGCTGACGGATTGGCCTGCCAGGTCAAACGCTGA